One Brassica napus cultivar Da-Ae chromosome C4, Da-Ae, whole genome shotgun sequence genomic region harbors:
- the LOC106430036 gene encoding UDP-glycosyltransferase 74C1 isoform X2 gives MRHTRCVKHITRQKLSGNPPKALIYDPFMPFALDVAKDLGLYVVAYFTQPWLASLIYYHINEGTYDVPDDRHEDPILASFPGFPLLSQNDLPSFACEKGSYPLIFKVVVSQFSNLRRADCILCNTFDQLEPKVVKWMDGQWPVKNIGPVVPSKFLDNRLPEDKDYELGDSKTEPDESVLSWLANKPAKSVVYVAFGTLVALSEKQMKETAMAIKQTGYSFLWSVRDSERSKLPSGFVEEALEKDIGMVAKWVPQLEVLAHDSIGCFVTHCGWNSTLEALCLGVPLVGMPQWTDQPTNAKFIEDVWKIGVRVKTDEEGFVSKEEIARCIAEVMEGEKGELMRKNVENFKVLAREAISEGGSSDKKIDEFVAMTT, from the exons ATGCGCCACACGAGATGTGTAAAACATATAACCAG GCAGAAGTTATCGGGCAACCCTCCAAAAGCTCTGATCTATGATCCATTCATGCCCTTTGCACTGGACGTAGCCAAGGACTTGGGTCTATACGTAGTGGCCTATTTTACTCAGCCATGGTTGGCTAGTCTTATTTACTATCACATCAACGAAGGCACCTACGATGTTCCTGATGATAGGCACGAGGACCCGATACTTGCATCGTTTCCGGGGTTCCCGTTGTTAAGCCAAAATGATTTGCCTTCTTTCGCTTGCGAGAAGGGGTCTTACCCTCTGATATTCAAAGTTGTGGTTAGCCAGTTCTCTAACTTGCGGCGCGCTGATTGCATTCTTTGCAACACTTTTGATCAACTTGAACCTAAG GTAGTGAAATGGATGGATGGTCAGTGGCCGGTGAAGAACATTGGACCGGTGGTTCCATCCAAGTTCTTGGATAACCGGTTGCCTGAAGACAAAGATTACGAACTAGGGGATAGCAAGACTGAGCCTGACGAGTCTGTTTTGAGTTGGTTGGCGAATAAACCAGCAAAGTCGGTGGTTTACGTGGCGTTTGGGACATTGGTGGCTTTGAGTGAGAAGCAGATGAAAGAAACGGCAATGGCCATTAAACAAACCGGATACAGTTTCTTGTGGTCTGTTCGAGATTCTGAGAGAAGCAAGTTACCGTCTGGCTTTGTGGAAGAAGCTTTGGAGAAAGACATTGGAATGGTGGCTAAGTGGGTTCCTCAGCTAGAGGTTTTAGCACATGACTCAATCGGATGTTTCGTGACACACTGTGGATGGAACTCAACATTGGAGGCATTATGCTTAGGAGTTCCATTGGTGGGGATGCCTCAGTGGACGGATCAGCCAACGAACGCTAAATTTATAGAGGATGTGTGGAAGATTGGGGTTAGAGTGAAGACCGATGAAGAAGGGTTTGTGAGTAAGGAGGAGATTGCTAGATGCATTGCTGAGGTTATGGAAGGAGAGAAAGGGGAATTGATGAGGAAGAATGTTGAGAATTTCAAGGTGTTGGCACGTGAGGCTATCTCAGAAGGAGGTAGTTCGGACAAGAAAATTGATGAATTTGTTGCTATGACGACTTGA
- the LOC106430008 gene encoding probable E3 ubiquitin-protein ligase ARI11 isoform X1, with protein sequence MDYSDDDGTLYTGSGEENLYSDHTAESDYGTEEDMHNNSTSKRAQLSYVVLKEEDIREHQKAGVEQVSMVLSINQVEAIILLLHYQWSSSKVEDEWFTDEDRVRKTVGILKEHVVDLNNQEVNIECEICFESYLYKEIATVSCGHPFCKNCWTSYITEKINNGPGCLMIKCPEPSCSAVVGQNMIDKLITIEEDKEKYYRYFLRSYVKEGRNNIKWCPSPGCVYAVDFGTTNGTENYDVTCLCSYEFCWNCSEDAHRPVNCDMVSKWITKHIKDNESKNTIWILANTKPCPNCNCHIEKNQGCNRMTCSICNHSYCWICLCTYNGGHTCHKFEGDDETKFKKKRAKKTIDRYMHYYERWANNQSSRLKAMEDLKKLQVVQLKKLSVKQCISQTQLQFTVDAWLQVVDTCIK encoded by the coding sequence ATGGATTATTCGGATGATGATGGCACACTCTATACTGGATCAGGTGAAGAAAACTTATATAGTGACCACACAGCCGAATCCGATTATGGAACGGAAGAAGACATGCACAACAATTCCACATCGAAGCGAGCTCAGTTAAGTTATGTAGTTctcaaagaagaagacattCGTGAGCATCAAAAGGCCGGCGTTGAACAAGTTTCTATGGTTCTCTCAATAAACCAAGTTGAAGCAATCATTCTGCTTCTTCACTATCAGTGGAGTTCTAGTAAAGTCGAAGATGAATGGTTTACTGACGAAGACAGAGTCCGTAAAACCGTTGGTATATTGAAGGAGCATGTGGTTGATCTCAATAACCAAGAGGTGAATATTGAATGTGAAATTTGCTTTGAGTCATATCTTTACAAGGAAATCGCGACGGTTTCGTGTGGTCATCCTTTTTGCAAGAATTGTTGGACCAGTTACATAACTGAGAAAATCAACAATGGTCCGGGATGTTTGATGATTAAATGTCCTGAGCCTTCTTGTTCTGCTGTGGTTGGTCAAAATATGATCGATAAGCTTATAACAATAGAAGAAGATAAGGAGaagtattatagatattttcttAGATCTTATGTCAAAGAGGGAAGAAACAATATTAAGTGGTGTCCATCACCTGGATGCGTATACGCAGTTGATTTTGGAACCACGAATGGAACTGAAAATTATGATGTTACTTGTTTATGTTCTTATGAATTTTGCTGGAATTGTAGTGAAGATGCTCACCGTCCTGTGAATTGTGACATGGTGTCAAAATGGATTACTAAACATATTAAGGATAATGAATCCAAAAACACGATTTGGATACTTGCGAATACAAAGCCTTGTCCAAACTGCAACTGTCATATCGAGAAGAACCAAGGATGTAATCGTATGACCTGCTCAATTTGTAATCACAGCTATTGTTGGATTTGTCTTTGTACATATAATGGTGGCCACACATGCCACAAGTTTGAGGGTGATGATgagacaaaatttaaaaaaaaaagggcgaAAAAGACAATTGACAGATACATGCATTACTATGAAAGATGGGCAAACAATCAATCTTCTAGGTTAAAGGCTATGGAAGATTTGAAGAAATTGCAAGTGGTGCAGCTTAAGAAGCTTAGTGTCAAACAATGCATCTCACAAACTCAGCTCCAATTCACCGTAGATGCATGGCTTCAGGTAGTGGACACATGTATTAAGTAA
- the LOC106430036 gene encoding UDP-glycosyltransferase 74C1 isoform X1, translating into MGEAKGHVLFFPYPLQGHINPMIQLGKRLSKKGLTVSLIIASNIHREPYTSEDYSITVHTIHDGFFPHEHPHAKIKDPPRFNDSTARSLTDFISRQKLSGNPPKALIYDPFMPFALDVAKDLGLYVVAYFTQPWLASLIYYHINEGTYDVPDDRHEDPILASFPGFPLLSQNDLPSFACEKGSYPLIFKVVVSQFSNLRRADCILCNTFDQLEPKVVKWMDGQWPVKNIGPVVPSKFLDNRLPEDKDYELGDSKTEPDESVLSWLANKPAKSVVYVAFGTLVALSEKQMKETAMAIKQTGYSFLWSVRDSERSKLPSGFVEEALEKDIGMVAKWVPQLEVLAHDSIGCFVTHCGWNSTLEALCLGVPLVGMPQWTDQPTNAKFIEDVWKIGVRVKTDEEGFVSKEEIARCIAEVMEGEKGELMRKNVENFKVLAREAISEGGSSDKKIDEFVAMTT; encoded by the exons ATGGGTGAGGCAAAAGGTCACGTACTGTTTTTCCCATATCCGTTACAAGGCCACATTAATCCAATGATCCAACTCGGCAAACGCTTATCCAAAAAGGGACTCACCGTCTCACTGATCATTGCCTCCAACATCCACCGTGAACCGTACACCTCTGAGGACTACTCCATCACCGTCCACACCATCCACGACGGTTTCTTTCCACACGAACACCCTCACGCCAAGATCAAAGACCCTCCACGTTTTAATGACTCTACTGCTCGTAGCCTCACAGATTTCATCTCTAG GCAGAAGTTATCGGGCAACCCTCCAAAAGCTCTGATCTATGATCCATTCATGCCCTTTGCACTGGACGTAGCCAAGGACTTGGGTCTATACGTAGTGGCCTATTTTACTCAGCCATGGTTGGCTAGTCTTATTTACTATCACATCAACGAAGGCACCTACGATGTTCCTGATGATAGGCACGAGGACCCGATACTTGCATCGTTTCCGGGGTTCCCGTTGTTAAGCCAAAATGATTTGCCTTCTTTCGCTTGCGAGAAGGGGTCTTACCCTCTGATATTCAAAGTTGTGGTTAGCCAGTTCTCTAACTTGCGGCGCGCTGATTGCATTCTTTGCAACACTTTTGATCAACTTGAACCTAAG GTAGTGAAATGGATGGATGGTCAGTGGCCGGTGAAGAACATTGGACCGGTGGTTCCATCCAAGTTCTTGGATAACCGGTTGCCTGAAGACAAAGATTACGAACTAGGGGATAGCAAGACTGAGCCTGACGAGTCTGTTTTGAGTTGGTTGGCGAATAAACCAGCAAAGTCGGTGGTTTACGTGGCGTTTGGGACATTGGTGGCTTTGAGTGAGAAGCAGATGAAAGAAACGGCAATGGCCATTAAACAAACCGGATACAGTTTCTTGTGGTCTGTTCGAGATTCTGAGAGAAGCAAGTTACCGTCTGGCTTTGTGGAAGAAGCTTTGGAGAAAGACATTGGAATGGTGGCTAAGTGGGTTCCTCAGCTAGAGGTTTTAGCACATGACTCAATCGGATGTTTCGTGACACACTGTGGATGGAACTCAACATTGGAGGCATTATGCTTAGGAGTTCCATTGGTGGGGATGCCTCAGTGGACGGATCAGCCAACGAACGCTAAATTTATAGAGGATGTGTGGAAGATTGGGGTTAGAGTGAAGACCGATGAAGAAGGGTTTGTGAGTAAGGAGGAGATTGCTAGATGCATTGCTGAGGTTATGGAAGGAGAGAAAGGGGAATTGATGAGGAAGAATGTTGAGAATTTCAAGGTGTTGGCACGTGAGGCTATCTCAGAAGGAGGTAGTTCGGACAAGAAAATTGATGAATTTGTTGCTATGACGACTTGA
- the LOC106430008 gene encoding probable E3 ubiquitin-protein ligase ARI11 isoform X2 has product MHNNSTSKRAQLSYVVLKEEDIREHQKAGVEQVSMVLSINQVEAIILLLHYQWSSSKVEDEWFTDEDRVRKTVGILKEHVVDLNNQEVNIECEICFESYLYKEIATVSCGHPFCKNCWTSYITEKINNGPGCLMIKCPEPSCSAVVGQNMIDKLITIEEDKEKYYRYFLRSYVKEGRNNIKWCPSPGCVYAVDFGTTNGTENYDVTCLCSYEFCWNCSEDAHRPVNCDMVSKWITKHIKDNESKNTIWILANTKPCPNCNCHIEKNQGCNRMTCSICNHSYCWICLCTYNGGHTCHKFEGDDETKFKKKRAKKTIDRYMHYYERWANNQSSRLKAMEDLKKLQVVQLKKLSVKQCISQTQLQFTVDAWLQVVDTCIK; this is encoded by the coding sequence ATGCACAACAATTCCACATCGAAGCGAGCTCAGTTAAGTTATGTAGTTctcaaagaagaagacattCGTGAGCATCAAAAGGCCGGCGTTGAACAAGTTTCTATGGTTCTCTCAATAAACCAAGTTGAAGCAATCATTCTGCTTCTTCACTATCAGTGGAGTTCTAGTAAAGTCGAAGATGAATGGTTTACTGACGAAGACAGAGTCCGTAAAACCGTTGGTATATTGAAGGAGCATGTGGTTGATCTCAATAACCAAGAGGTGAATATTGAATGTGAAATTTGCTTTGAGTCATATCTTTACAAGGAAATCGCGACGGTTTCGTGTGGTCATCCTTTTTGCAAGAATTGTTGGACCAGTTACATAACTGAGAAAATCAACAATGGTCCGGGATGTTTGATGATTAAATGTCCTGAGCCTTCTTGTTCTGCTGTGGTTGGTCAAAATATGATCGATAAGCTTATAACAATAGAAGAAGATAAGGAGaagtattatagatattttcttAGATCTTATGTCAAAGAGGGAAGAAACAATATTAAGTGGTGTCCATCACCTGGATGCGTATACGCAGTTGATTTTGGAACCACGAATGGAACTGAAAATTATGATGTTACTTGTTTATGTTCTTATGAATTTTGCTGGAATTGTAGTGAAGATGCTCACCGTCCTGTGAATTGTGACATGGTGTCAAAATGGATTACTAAACATATTAAGGATAATGAATCCAAAAACACGATTTGGATACTTGCGAATACAAAGCCTTGTCCAAACTGCAACTGTCATATCGAGAAGAACCAAGGATGTAATCGTATGACCTGCTCAATTTGTAATCACAGCTATTGTTGGATTTGTCTTTGTACATATAATGGTGGCCACACATGCCACAAGTTTGAGGGTGATGATgagacaaaatttaaaaaaaaaagggcgaAAAAGACAATTGACAGATACATGCATTACTATGAAAGATGGGCAAACAATCAATCTTCTAGGTTAAAGGCTATGGAAGATTTGAAGAAATTGCAAGTGGTGCAGCTTAAGAAGCTTAGTGTCAAACAATGCATCTCACAAACTCAGCTCCAATTCACCGTAGATGCATGGCTTCAGGTAGTGGACACATGTATTAAGTAA
- the LOC125585799 gene encoding uncharacterized protein LOC125585799: MNYIQRTQRKLRLGEWRLIETFSVSQAGGQYRPTNHTYKISIIEDTSISPSSYECDDNFLSFSSFEEIGNGTLKASFLIDVVGQVISLRDVQSVQVSGKDKKKVEFRLLDINGQSMACCLWGKYAEQLEEHLQKSNDPNMVCLIRFAKIGFYKGDVQVTNAFDASLIQFDPELPETLALKLRVSNDEFTLALTDAKKQKRLTKDHTVHWNNVEMKSISEIMMATVEEDCKIICSIERMDTDWSWFYFGHNSCKSKALIFKSKEGGILFSNEKPLFWCTSCHTKVTSVAPKYKLHMVVKDDTSTCKRIMLDSVGKLIVGCEAEELWDGSYDEIEDPTDLPQPIQDLVGKSLCFGITLGSENVTNGSDVFLVAQVCSGDKMLQIESNSDPMTHVMDGSSIMSGGEVSVSEKNSQNSSEGTSTPFSKRKEKDELD; the protein is encoded by the exons ATGAATTACATTCAACGTACTCAACGCAAGTTAAGGCTTGGTGAATGGCGACTTATAGAGACGTTCTCTGTCTCTCAAGCAGGGGGACAGTATCGGCCAACAAACCATACCTACAAGATCTCTATCATTGAGGACACTTCGATATCACCGAGTTCTTATGAGTGTGATGATAACTTTCTGAGCTTCTCCAGCTTTGAAGAGATTGGAAATGGAACACTCAAGGCTTCTTTCCTAATCG ATGTGGTTGGTCAAGTGATCAGTCTTCGTGACGTCCAAAGTGTCCAGGTATCCGGGAAAGATAAGAAGAAAGTTGAATTCCGCTTGCTTGACATCAA TGGTCAAAGCATGGCCTGTTGTTTGTGGGGCAAGTATGCAGAACAGCttgaagagcatctccaaaagtcAAATGATCCTAATATGGTGTGCTTGATTCGATTTGCGAAAATTGGTTTTTACAAAG GAGATGTGCAAGTAACCAATGCATTTGATGCATCTCTTATCCAATTTGATCCTGAGTTGCCAGAAACTCTTGCTTTAAAGCTGAg GGTCTCTAATGATGAGTTTACTCTTGCTCTTACTGATGCAAAGAAACAAAAGCGTCTGACAAAGGACCACACTGTTCATTGGAATAATGTGGAAATGAAATCTATCTCCGAAATCATGATGGCAACTGTG GAGGAGGATTGCAAGATTATATGTTCAATAGAACGTATGGATACAGATTGGAGCTGGTTTTACTTTGGCCATAACAGTTGTAAGAGCAAAGCCTTGATATTCAAATCTAAGGAAGGtggaattttgttttcaaatgagaAGCCATTGTTCTGGTGCACATCTTGTCATACTAAGGTCACGAGTGTAGCACCAAA GTACAAACTGCATATGGTTGTCAAAGATGACACAAGTACTTGCAAACGGATTATGCTTGATTCTGTTGGTAAACTCATTGTCGGATGTGAAGCTGAAGAACTTTGGGATGGCTCCTATGATGAG ATTGAAGATCCGACAGATTTGCCTCAACCTATTCAAGATTTAGTTGGTAAATCTCTGTGTTTTGGTATCACTCTTGGTTCTGAAAATGTTACAAATGGATCAGATGTCTTTCTGGTTGCACAAGTTTGTTCTGGGGATAAGATGCTTCAGATCGAGTCAAATTCAGACCCCATGACTCATGTTATGGATGGTTCATCAATCATGTCTGGTGGAgag GTTTCTGTGTCGGAAAAGAACAGTCAGAATTCATCCGAAGGAACCTCAACCCCATTCTCAAAGCgcaaagaaaaagatgaacttGATTAG